A genomic region of Photobacterium swingsii contains the following coding sequences:
- a CDS encoding FimV/HubP family polar landmark protein, with protein sequence MPDVSNLIKRFILPAFIATTAIHFPVQANTVRILGPEEDQPTSVVTERYRDISQPAAEVSRYQGSYQYGPTRANETLWGISSKYRPSSSVSVYQVIGAIYRANPQAFEANNIHGLIPGSRLDMPTLTQIRRENTDAVKLQLEQDKSTQPARRATSTASRTNTAPTVSTAAPEPTTTASTRTVSTAPATPVAESVEPVSAATVAGAEALIPPKPDKAPPTALQDQLDASDVQITKLLESNHLLRVRLSEMQHEVAALQDQQTSDEMLRDEIKDFLAQQKSIEMQPVVEEPSLFDQLIANPWALAAAAFIPGALIAGVVSYFLFGRRKEEDEDDVKSLDSPNSADPAITPPNDALLAGAADPAAELALGDNDDIDDLFAQDDALFDDPEDSLFAPQLSDDDDTLDLSSSDDFDIDSPLGGASSISVTGDEKALGLEDMERALDEMDQSSELSSDEALAAMWEQSLKDDDEQPNFDLSDDDDNNNDELLDNGMLDQSLLDELLLEAEQTDSTNSEKQDDSNEVVAQSELDALFDSFDSGDDLDSPEQAVSDELAEQAAIDAALAEASAMANPEAALSSEAKAASVFSEADTQQGQSNVSASQSEQDLIDDIFATNFAMDNSDDDDERLLDESSTALLDELIDDEDDDLSDTSDITLDENSTALLDELLGDDEQDTPLFNSDIEIDENSTALLDELLGEDDSLEDEINSLDGDLDLDEMSNDDINIDELIIDENSTDLLDELLGETLESAEPSDPLFDTAVTDLAQNNTVNADSDPLDDIEFDTIGAIDDSAPAEPRVEPETSVESPDETVSDEVVENSIAAEADFVADEPAEDDLDALLAAYGTQPDVVEVPQEQVSQDNVPQDTASQDGAHQENMSLAADAPVATPTLDDEPEFEAAEVESPEIEAPEIEDIFVADAEVIEPQAEVVGAASASDEDADFAPDFNDILNDALAPTAELERDPFETDKAPDINIEDDIIFDEPMLDNAVNSPDSIEHQEPTSVQDSLVDDGEAPNASAIENTEEQDEHNYDDLVAEVEGLLDDTPSESASIGRRVDELLEEIEQAEALNNDDLATNNQVDEPGETEPELAMSASSAETVTEVNSDAAFSLDDFPEFTEEDALTDPEATEYVESETPQSSDYQASDVIRDDELPEFDEDAAFFDPEAEALEPDTQDVSDDEQQSALDNVVKQLQQAVEASEAKHVASEALQEAPETQSEAIELETDALLAPEQDTVSYTPESESFNVAKTEPEFEFETIDLNSVPEFSEDDARQASFDEQHELEQYDIEQGLTSEPLLDDAPQNSIQAEVPEVEEVVAPTGSTTSQTNTIDQQLVDSAGLDMDALLTDPDAWEQDDSTDIAPPHSVTSEIDLTAFDESSDAFAQSEALADEIPIGLDDIESQERDQLLFNEDPFLDDQSLEMSEDDAAVWAAASEEPRLVSEDWSEQPQMQVEEVDRFDAESLLDDVDEQELLLDATEEKPEGGAPLERVEPEIDSESTYNNEARGPDSDYQEAGSELLDEAKPSPASYISIDELLKESDLEDDVNLDIDLDSAPLNLDVGLDEFPDILAGVPEYDVDSQGEYASKLDLAKAYLEMNDAEGAADLLQDIAQNGDAQSAQEAANLLKVTRR encoded by the coding sequence GTGCCTGACGTATCTAACCTGATCAAACGTTTTATTCTTCCTGCATTCATTGCAACGACGGCTATTCATTTTCCGGTACAAGCAAATACCGTACGCATTCTTGGCCCTGAGGAAGATCAACCCACATCTGTTGTCACTGAACGTTACCGTGATATTAGCCAACCCGCTGCGGAAGTGAGCCGATATCAAGGTAGTTATCAATACGGGCCAACACGAGCCAATGAAACGCTATGGGGGATCTCGTCCAAATATCGCCCATCTAGCTCGGTCTCTGTGTATCAAGTAATAGGTGCGATTTATCGCGCTAACCCGCAAGCATTTGAAGCGAACAATATTCACGGTTTAATTCCGGGTAGCCGTTTGGATATGCCAACGCTGACTCAGATCCGCCGCGAAAATACCGACGCGGTTAAATTGCAGTTAGAACAAGATAAGTCTACGCAACCTGCACGTCGAGCAACCTCTACCGCTTCTCGCACGAATACGGCACCAACAGTAAGTACAGCGGCACCAGAACCAACAACGACGGCATCAACGCGAACAGTCAGTACAGCGCCAGCAACGCCTGTTGCTGAAAGCGTTGAACCTGTTAGCGCTGCAACCGTTGCTGGAGCTGAAGCCTTAATTCCACCTAAACCGGATAAAGCGCCGCCAACAGCCTTGCAAGATCAGCTTGATGCTTCTGATGTGCAAATTACTAAGCTTTTGGAAAGTAATCACTTACTGCGTGTGCGTTTATCTGAAATGCAACACGAAGTGGCAGCATTACAAGATCAGCAAACCAGTGATGAGATGCTGCGTGATGAGATTAAAGATTTCTTGGCGCAGCAAAAATCCATTGAAATGCAACCTGTGGTTGAAGAACCCTCATTATTTGATCAGCTAATTGCTAATCCATGGGCATTGGCTGCCGCTGCCTTTATTCCGGGCGCCTTGATTGCAGGTGTGGTTTCGTACTTCCTGTTTGGGCGTCGTAAAGAAGAAGATGAAGACGACGTGAAGTCGTTAGATAGCCCTAATTCCGCCGATCCTGCTATTACACCGCCAAATGATGCCTTATTGGCAGGCGCTGCTGATCCTGCGGCAGAGTTGGCGCTAGGTGATAATGACGATATCGACGATCTGTTTGCACAAGATGATGCGCTGTTCGACGATCCTGAAGATAGTTTGTTTGCACCACAGCTCAGTGATGATGACGATACATTAGATTTATCGTCAAGTGATGATTTTGATATCGATAGCCCGCTTGGTGGTGCGAGTAGCATTTCCGTGACTGGCGATGAGAAAGCGCTAGGCCTTGAAGATATGGAACGCGCGCTCGATGAAATGGATCAGTCCTCTGAATTGAGCTCAGATGAAGCACTTGCGGCGATGTGGGAGCAATCGCTAAAAGATGATGATGAACAGCCAAACTTCGATCTTTCTGACGATGATGATAATAACAATGATGAGCTGCTTGATAATGGCATGCTCGATCAATCCTTATTGGATGAGTTACTACTAGAAGCGGAACAAACGGATTCAACTAACTCAGAAAAGCAAGATGATAGTAATGAGGTTGTTGCGCAAAGTGAATTAGATGCATTGTTCGATAGTTTTGATTCAGGTGACGATCTTGATTCGCCTGAACAAGCGGTAAGCGATGAACTTGCCGAGCAAGCTGCGATTGATGCCGCTTTAGCTGAAGCGAGTGCGATGGCTAATCCAGAGGCGGCGTTATCGTCAGAGGCGAAAGCAGCGTCGGTTTTTAGCGAAGCGGACACTCAGCAGGGGCAATCTAATGTCAGCGCCTCACAGTCTGAGCAAGACCTTATCGATGATATCTTTGCGACAAATTTCGCAATGGATAACAGCGATGACGACGATGAGCGCTTACTGGATGAAAGTAGCACGGCTTTACTCGATGAGCTTATCGACGATGAAGATGACGACTTAAGCGACACATCTGATATTACGTTAGATGAAAATAGCACCGCCTTACTCGATGAGCTGTTGGGGGATGATGAGCAAGATACGCCGTTGTTTAACAGTGACATCGAAATTGATGAAAACAGCACGGCCTTATTAGATGAGCTTCTTGGTGAGGATGACTCTCTCGAAGATGAAATAAATAGTCTTGATGGTGATCTTGATTTAGATGAAATGTCGAATGATGACATTAACATCGACGAGTTGATCATCGATGAAAACAGTACGGATTTGCTGGATGAACTCTTGGGCGAAACCCTTGAGTCAGCAGAACCCTCAGATCCGTTATTCGATACGGCAGTCACAGATCTTGCTCAAAACAATACCGTTAACGCGGATAGTGACCCTCTCGATGATATCGAGTTCGATACGATTGGCGCCATTGATGACAGTGCACCGGCTGAACCTCGCGTGGAGCCTGAAACGTCAGTTGAGTCTCCAGATGAAACGGTTAGCGATGAAGTAGTAGAAAATAGCATCGCGGCGGAAGCTGATTTTGTCGCAGATGAGCCTGCTGAGGACGATCTAGATGCACTGCTAGCAGCATATGGAACTCAACCTGATGTTGTTGAAGTGCCTCAAGAGCAGGTATCTCAGGATAATGTTCCTCAAGATACCGCTTCTCAGGACGGTGCTCATCAAGAGAATATGTCATTAGCCGCGGATGCACCAGTTGCAACACCAACACTTGATGATGAACCTGAATTTGAAGCGGCTGAGGTTGAATCTCCTGAAATTGAAGCGCCTGAAATTGAAGACATTTTCGTTGCTGACGCAGAGGTTATAGAGCCTCAAGCGGAAGTGGTTGGTGCAGCGTCTGCTTCGGATGAGGATGCAGATTTTGCGCCTGACTTTAACGATATTCTGAATGATGCATTAGCACCGACTGCTGAGTTGGAGCGCGATCCGTTCGAAACGGATAAAGCGCCTGATATTAACATTGAAGATGACATTATCTTCGACGAGCCGATGTTGGATAACGCGGTTAACAGTCCTGACAGCATTGAGCACCAAGAGCCGACATCAGTACAAGACAGCCTTGTGGATGATGGTGAAGCGCCAAATGCGAGCGCGATAGAAAATACTGAGGAACAAGACGAGCACAACTATGACGATCTTGTTGCTGAAGTCGAAGGCTTGCTTGACGATACCCCATCAGAGAGTGCGTCAATTGGACGTCGTGTTGATGAGTTACTTGAAGAAATTGAACAAGCTGAAGCCCTGAACAATGACGATCTAGCGACCAACAACCAAGTTGATGAGCCAGGAGAGACTGAGCCAGAGCTTGCTATGTCAGCATCAAGCGCAGAGACCGTAACTGAGGTAAATAGTGATGCGGCATTTAGCCTTGATGATTTCCCTGAGTTTACCGAAGAAGATGCGCTAACGGATCCTGAAGCCACAGAGTATGTAGAGTCGGAAACGCCGCAGTCTTCAGACTATCAAGCTTCTGATGTGATCCGTGATGATGAATTACCGGAATTTGATGAAGACGCTGCGTTTTTTGACCCAGAAGCCGAAGCGTTAGAGCCTGACACGCAAGATGTCTCTGATGATGAACAGCAGTCTGCACTTGATAATGTAGTTAAACAGCTGCAGCAGGCTGTTGAAGCCTCTGAAGCTAAGCATGTTGCTTCAGAGGCACTGCAAGAGGCGCCTGAGACACAGTCTGAGGCTATTGAACTTGAAACTGATGCGCTGTTAGCGCCAGAGCAAGATACAGTCTCTTACACGCCTGAGAGTGAAAGCTTTAACGTCGCAAAAACAGAGCCAGAGTTTGAGTTTGAAACGATAGATCTGAATTCCGTACCTGAATTCAGTGAAGATGATGCACGCCAAGCTTCGTTTGATGAGCAGCATGAGCTTGAGCAGTACGATATTGAGCAAGGCTTAACGTCTGAACCTTTGCTTGATGATGCACCGCAAAATTCGATTCAGGCAGAAGTACCTGAGGTTGAAGAGGTAGTTGCTCCAACGGGTTCTACAACATCGCAGACTAATACGATTGATCAGCAGTTAGTGGACAGTGCTGGCTTGGACATGGATGCATTATTGACCGACCCTGATGCTTGGGAGCAGGATGATAGTACTGACATAGCGCCACCTCACTCTGTTACATCCGAGATTGACCTGACAGCGTTTGATGAATCTTCGGATGCATTTGCTCAAAGTGAAGCGTTAGCTGATGAGATCCCAATTGGCTTGGATGACATTGAAAGCCAAGAACGAGATCAACTGTTATTTAATGAAGACCCATTCTTGGACGATCAGTCGCTTGAAATGTCGGAAGATGATGCAGCCGTATGGGCGGCAGCTTCTGAAGAGCCTCGACTTGTGAGTGAAGATTGGTCAGAGCAACCTCAAATGCAGGTTGAAGAAGTTGATCGGTTTGATGCGGAATCTTTGCTTGATGATGTTGATGAGCAAGAGTTGTTACTCGACGCGACGGAGGAGAAGCCTGAAGGTGGTGCACCGTTAGAGCGAGTTGAACCTGAGATAGACAGCGAGAGCACTTATAATAATGAAGCCCGTGGTCCAGACTCCGACTATCAAGAAGCAGGTAGTGAGCTATTAGACGAAGCTAAACCTTCACCCGCTTCTTACATTAGTATTGATGAACTATTAAAAGAGTCGGATCTTGAGGATGATGTTAATCTCGATATTGACCTTGATAGCGCACCACTGAACCTGGATGTCGGTCTTGATGAGTTTCCTGATATTTTAGCAGGCGTACCAGAGTACGATGTAGACAGTCAGGGAGAGTACGCCAGTAAGCTTGATTTGGCAAAAGCGTACCTTGAAATGAATGATGCTGAAGGCGCGGCTGATTTACTGCAGGATATCGCGCAAAACGGTGATGCACAAAGCGCACAAGAAGCTGCGAATTTATTAAAAGTCACCCGCCGATAA